The Kribbella jejuensis region CTCGTCACCTGGACCCAGCCGCGGGACAGCTCCGCCGTGCCCCAGGTGCAGGTCTCCTCGGTGGCGAGGATGCCGATCTCGGTGACGTCCCGGGCGAACGTCGTGTAGTCCGGCGAGGCCTGCTCGACCACGGCGGCGTGCTCCTCGAGGTCCAGCGAGCGCACCAGGTACGACTCGCCGGCGTGCACGTAGACCGCGCCCTCGTGGACCGAGGAGTGCGCCGACCCGCCGTCGACCGTACCGAGCAGGCGGCCGGTGCGGTCCTCCACGATCTGCACGGTCTTCCCGCCGGCGGACCGGATGTCGATCGCGTCGACGGCCCGTTCCCGCCGCGTCCAGAACCAGCCGTGCGGACGCTCCCGCAAGAGCCCCTGCCGCACCAGCTGCGCGATGACGGACTCGGTGGTGGCGCCGAAGATCTCGAAGTCGTCCGCGGTCAGCGGCAGCTCCTGTGCCGCCGCGCACAACTGAGGACCGAGGACGTACGGGTTCTCGGGGTTGAACACCGTCGCCTCGACAGGCCGCCCGAAGATCGCTGCCGGATGCCGCACCAAGTACGTGTCAAGGGGGTCGTCCCGCGCGATCAGCAGCGCCACCGCGTCCCCACCGGCCCGGCCGGCCCGTCCCGCCTGCTGCCAGAGCGACGCCCGCGTCCCAGGCCAACCAGAGAGCAGTACGGCGTCCAGCCCGGCGATGTCGATGCCCAGCTCGAGGGCGTTCGTCGCCGCGACTCCGGTGAGCTCCCCGCTCTGCAGCATCCCCTCGAGCCGTCTGCGCTCCTCAGGGAGGTACCCGGCCCGGTACGCCGACACCTGGTCGGTCAGTGCGGGGTCGACCTCGGCCAGGTTCTCCCGGGCCGTCATGGCCACTGTCTCGGCACCACGCCGGGACCGGACGAAGGCGACCGTGCGGACGCCTGAGACCACCAGGTCGGTCAGCAGGTCCGCCACTTCGGCCGTGGCGGAGCGGCGTACCGGAGCGCCGTTCTCGCCGCGCAGGGAGGTCAGCGGCGGCTCCCACAGGCCGAAGGCGATGCCGCCACGAGGAGAGCCGTCCGCGACGACCTCCTCCATCGGCAGCCCGGTCAGGCGTTCTCCGGACAGCGCGGGCTCTGCCACGGTCGCGGAGGCGCAGACGAAGATCGGATGAGCGCCGTACTGTGCGCAGACCCGCCGGAGCCGCCGTAGTACGCCGGCCACGTGCGCGCCGAACACACCGCGGTAGTGGTGGCACTCGTCGACCACGACGTACTGCAGGCAGCCCAGGAACCGGGCCCAGCGCTGATGGTTCGGCAGGACGGAGCGGTGCAGCATGTCCGGATTGCTGAGTACGTACGTCGCGTAGTCGCGCGCCCAGTCCCGCTCGGTCAGCTCCGAGTCGCCGTCGAGCGTCGTCGCGCGCAGCCCGGGCACGGTGTACGACGAGACCGCACGGAGCTGGTCGTGCGCCAGGGCCTTTGTCGGCGACAGGTAGAGCACCGAGGCGGTCCGCCGGTGCGGTGACGCGGCCTGGGCGATGCTGAGCGTGGCGAAAGCAGGTAGTAGGTACCCCAGCGACTTGCCGGATGCCGTACCGGTGGCGACGACCACGTGCCTCCCGCCGTACGCTGCCTCGGCCGTCGCGACCTGGTGGGTCCAGGGGGCCGTGATACCGGCGTCCCGCAACTGGCCGAGAACCTCGGGCGGCACCCAGCGTGGCCACTCGCAGGTCTGGCCGAGCCGGGGCGGGACGGACTCGACATGCGTCAACCGGTCGTCCCGACCGGCGGCCAGGCTCTTCAGAACAGCTGCCGCCTCGCGCATACCGGGAGCCTAGTCGCCGGTACGGACAGCTGTTCGCTGAGTGTGAGCTGAGAATGCACGTTCCGATCCACAGGGCTTTTTCCGGACGGGAATCGACTTCCCCGGGCCGAGATGAAAGAGTTTTCGGTGACGGGTCTCACTCACGGTCCGTACATGGTTGAATGCACCAGTTCACGAGCGCACGCGAGTGAACGATGTGGCACAGGACGGGAATCGGAGGCCGAAGTGGATCTGTCGCTGACCGCGCGCGCCGAGGGCGGGCGGACCGTCATCGAGGTCGCGGGGGAGATCGACGTCTACACCGCACCGAAGCTCCGCGAGAAGATCGCCGCACTCGTCGACGACGGGGTCTACGACCTCGTGATCGACCTGGAACGCGTGGAGTTCCTGGACTCCACCGGCCTCGGCGTCCTCGTCGGCGGGCTGAAACGGGTGCGCACCCATGACGGATCCCTGTCCCTGGTCTGTACTCAGGAACGGCTGCTGAAGATCTTCCGGATCACCGGCCTGACCAAGGTGTTCGACATCCACCCGGACGTCGCATCCGCGATCTGACCCGTGGCACGCAAGCGAAAATGTGACTCCGGTACTACGTTTGGTGACGGTCCCGCCCGGGTTCCGGCACAGGGGTTGCCGTTCCGGTCAGGTATGGCGTAGACCACCCTGTCGTCAGGTCTGGTCGGGAACCCGTTAGAGTAACCCACCGCGCCAGTCCCTGGCGCTGTGTCGTATTTCCCCAACCCTACGGTTGCGGCAGACGGGGGCCGTCAGACCTGCATGGGTTGCCTACAAGGAGGACGGATGTCCGCGCTGCTTGCTGCACAAGCGGTGGATCTTTCGTCGAGCAACACCACACTGGTGATCGTCGTCGGAGTGATCGCGATCCTCGCGGTCGCCATTGCGATGGTCTTCCGGGGCCAGGTGCTTGCCGCGAACGATGGCACCGAGAACATGAAGACGATCGCCGCCGCGGTCCAGGAAGGCGCCTCGGCGTACCTGAACCGGCAGTTCCGGACGCTCTCGATCTTCGCCGTGGTCGCGTTCCTGCTGCTGTTCCTGCTGCCCGCGCACACCGACGGCGGCAACGAGACCACGCTGAAGATCTTCCGCTCGGTCTTCTTCCTGGTCGGCGCGGGCTTCTCCGCCACGATCGGCTACCTGGGCATGTGGCTCGCGACGCGGGCCAACGTCCGGGTCGCCGCGGCGGCCAGGTCCGAGGGCCGCGACCCAGCGATGCGGGTCGCGTTCCGGACCGGTGGAACAGTCGGCATGGCGACCGTGGGCCTCGGCCTGTTCGGCGCCGCGCTGGTGGTGCTGCTCTTCAAGGGTGACGCCCCGACCGTGCTCGAAGGCTTCGGCTTCGGCGCCGCGATGCTCGCGATGTTCATGCGGGTCGGCGGCGGTATCTTCACCAAGGCCGCCGACGTCGGCGCGGACCTGGTCGGCAAGGTCGAGCAGAACATCCCCGAGGACGACCCGCGGAACGCCGCGACGATCGCCGACAACGTCGGTGACAACGTCGGTGACTGCGCCGGTATGGCCGCCGACCTGTTCGAGTCGTACGCCGTGATGCTGGTGGCCTCGCTGATCCTCGGCAAGGCCGCGTTCGGCGAGCAGGGCCTGATCTTCCCGCTGATCGTTCCGGCCATCGGTGCGATCACCGCGGTCATCGGTGTCTTCCTGACCCGCCCGCGGACCGGCGAGAACGGTCTGCGCACGATCAACCGGGCCTTCTACCTCTCCGCGATCATCTCCGCGGTGCTGTGTGCCGTGGCGGCGTTCGTCTACCTGCCCGGCAGCTTCAAGGAGCTGACCGGCGCGGCCGGTACCGCGATCGCGAACACCGACGGCGACCCGCGGCTGATCGCGACCGTCTCGGTGATCATCGGCATCGTGCTGGCGGCCATCATCCTGGCGCTGACCGGTTACTTCACCGGCACCGAGGACAAGCCGGTCAAGGACGTCGGCAAGACCTCGCTGACCGGCGCCGCGACCGTGATCCTGTCCGGTATCTCGGTCGGCTTCGAGTCCGCCGTCTACACCGCCGTGGTGATCGCGGCGGCCGTGTACGGCGCCTTCCTGGTCGGTGGCTCCGGCATCGTGGCGCTGTTCGCGATCGCGCTGGCCGGTTGCGGTCTGCTCACCACCGTGGGCGTCATCGTCGCGATGGACACCTTCGGTCCGGTCTCCGACAACGCCCAGGGCATCGCCGAGATGTCCGGTGACGTGGACGGCGAGGCGGCCCAGATCCTCACCGAGCTGGACGCCGTCGGCAACACCACCAAGGCGATCACCAAGGGCATCGCGATCGCGACGGCCGTGCTGGCCGCGACCGCACTGTTCGGCTCCTACACCGACGCGATCCGGTCCGCGCTGGCCGACAACTACGCGAAGTTCGAGGCGGACGCGCTGGTGTTCAACCCGGGCACGCTGGTCGGCCTGATCCTCGGTGCCGCGGTCGTGTTCATGTTCTCCGGTCTGGCCATCAACGCGGTCGGCCGCGCCGCCGGTGCGGTCGTCTACGAGGTCCGTCGCCAGTTCCGCGACATCCCCGGGATCATGGAGGGCACGGGCAAGCCGGAGTACGGCAAGGTCGTCGACATCTGCACCCGCGACTCGCTCCGTGAGCTGGCCACTCCAGGTCTGCTCGCGATCACCGCGCCGATCGCGGTCGGCTTCGGCCTCGGTGCCGCTGCGCTGGCCGGCTACCTGGCCGGTGCGATCGGTGCCGGCACGCTGATGGCGGTCTTCCTGGCCAACTCCGGTGGTGCCTGGGACAACGCCAAGAAGCTGGTCGAGGACGGTAACCACGGCGGCAAGGGTTCGCCGGCGCACGAGGCCACCGTCATCGGTGACACCGTCGGTGACCCGTTCAAGGACACCGCCGGCCCGGCCATCAACCCGCTGATCAAGGTGATGAACCTGGTCTCGGTGCTGATCGCTCCGGCCGTCGTCGGGATGTCCGCGATCGGCGACAACACCAACACCGCGCTGCGGATCGTCATCGCGCTGGTCGCGCTGGTCATCCTGGTCGCCGCGGTCTGGGTCTCCAAGCGCCGTGAGTCGGTCATCGCCGACACCCCGGCGGAGGCCAAGGCAGCCGCGTAAGCAGTACCTCCCGCAACGGCCCGCCGGTTCCCACCGGCGGGCCGTTGCGCATGGACCCGGTACGCGCTCGCCGTCTACTGTCGTCGTACGACGCAATCGCGGGAGGTAGGGGTGCCTCGACGACTACCAGCCTTGCTGCTGCTCGTCCTGGTCGGGGTGCTGGCGACGATGCAGCCGGCGAGTGCGGCGACGCCGCAGCCCGACGCGGCGTACCTGTACGCCGCGCACCAGCTCAACCTGACCATCATCGAGGCCGCGCACGCGGCGACCACCCAGGCCCGGACGTCGTGCGTCCGCAAGGCCGGTGCGCAGCTCGAGCGGGACCACCGCAAGCTCGCGGCGCAGGAGCTCGACATCGCGACCCGGTTCGGCATCGTGCTGGTGACCGTGCCGTCGCTGGCGCAGCGCAAGCAGCTCGACGCGCTCGCGGCCAAGGCAAAGAAGCCCGGATACGACGCCGCCTGGCTCGCGTTGCAGCGCCAGACCCACCAGCAGTACCTGACGCTCGTCGAGGGCGACCTGCCGAAGAACGCCTCGCCGGCCGTCGAATCGGTCGCGGACGGGGCGAAGCCGGTGATCCAGATGGACCTGCGGATGGTGCAGGGCCAGTGCCGTACCGGATCCGGCACTCCGGTCGTCGCGACCGGGGACGGTGGTCAGCAGGCCGCCAAGTCCAAGGCGCAAACCCGGGCCGCGCTGATCCTGCTCGCGATCGGCGTGATCCTGCTCCTGGTCGGCAAGTCGATCTCGGTGAAGCGCCGGCTGATCGGGATCGCGGCGATCGCCGGGGGGCTCGTGATGATGCTGGGCGGGCGGGTTCAGAACGCGGGCGAGGTGCCGGACTCCGGTACGGCGGTCGCGGACCGGGAGGCCGCCGTACCGCCGGTGAAGCTGAAGTTGCCCGGCTACCTCGAGGCGACCGTACGGCCGGTCGCGACCAGCGCCGACGGCCAGTTGCAGGTACCGGCGTCGGCCGACGTCGGGTGGTGGGCCGCGGGCGCCGCTCCGGGGGCCGCCGGTGGGACGGTGTTGCTCGCGGGGCATGTGGACACGACGCGCGGGCTCGGGGTGTTCGCGCCGCTGTCCGGCGTACCGATCGGACAGAAGGTCGCGGTGACGGCGGGGGACGGCGACGTGCACTGGTACAAGATCGTGGCACGGCGTACGTACAAGCAGAGCGCGCTGCCCGCGGACCTGTTCCACGGCGCGGTGAAGCCCCGGCTGGCACTCGTGACCTGCACGGGGCCGTTCGACCACAAGACCAGGCGGTACAGCGACAACCTGGTGCTGTACGGCGTACCGGTGGACTGAGAACGAACGTCTGATAGCCGGAAGTACGCCGGCCGTCGACTTTCGGCTGATGTGTTCCCCCGCGGGATGGGGGATCGTCGGGGTCGTGGTCAGGGTTTCAACCGATGCACCCGCCTGCCGGCGGACGGCAGAATCAACCCACGGGTGGACACACCGGATCCGCCCGGGGTCCGATGTCCGGCACGGTGTGGACCTCGATACTGATCTCATCAGGACACCGCCCGGCAGACCGGGAACACTTCAACGCCACCGAACGAGGAGACGGCGATGATCGAGGCAAAGGGCCTCACCAAGCGCTACGGCGAAACAGTTGCCGTTGACAACCTGTCTTTCGAGGTCAAACCCGGTAAGGTCACCGGCTTCCTCGGCCCGAACGGGGCCGGCAAGTCCACCACCATGCGGATGATCCTCGGCCTGGACACCCCGACGTCGGGCGAGGTGACGATCGACGGGCAGCGGTACCGCGACCTGCACCGCCCGCTCACCAAGGTCGGCGCGCTGCTGGACGCCAAGTGGGTGCACCCGAACCGCTCGGCGCGCTCCCACCTGGCCTGGATGGCCGCGTCCAACAAGCTGCCGAAGAGCCGCGTCGACGAGGTGCTGGGCCTGGTCGGCCTGACCGAGGTGGCGGGCAAGCGGGCCGGCAACTACTCGCTCGGCATGTCCCAGCGCCTCGGCATCGCCGGCGCGCTGCTCGGCGACCCGGAGATCCTGCTCTTCGACGAGCCGGTCAACGGCCTCGACCCCGAGGGCATCGTCTGGATCCGCAACTTCATGCACCGCCTCGCTGACGAAGGCCGGACCGTGCTGGTGTCCAGCCACCTGCTGTCGGAGATGGCGCTGACCGCCGAAGAGCTGGTCGTGATCGGTCGCGGCAAGCTGATCGCGCAGAGCAGCACCCAGGAGTTCGTCGACCGCGCCAGCGGTACGACGGTCAAGGTCCGGACGCCGCAGCTCGACCAGTTCGCGACCGTGCTGAACCAGCAGCAGTTCGTGACCCGGATCGAGGACGTCGAGAACGAGGGCAAGGTGCTGTTCGTCGAGGGCGACATCAGCACCGACCAGGTCGGCGAGGCGGCCGCGCAGCACGGCGTCGTACTGCACGAGCTGACCCTGCAGCGCGGCTCGCTCGAGCAGGCGTTCATGCAGATGACCGGCGACTCGGTCCAGTACCACGCGCAGGAAGGCATCGCCGAGGTGACGCAGCTGGACGGGCCGGCCGCGGCCGAGTTGGCCGCCGGTCCGAAGGAGGACAACTGACATGTCGGTGATCACTGTCGAGCGGATCAAGCTCTTCTCCACCCGCTCGCCGTGGTGGTGCATGATCGTCGCCGCCGTACTGACGCTCGGGCTGGCCGCGCTGGCCACCGGGTTCACCAAGGGGACCGTGACGATCGGCCTCACCCAGGGCGGGGCGCAGCTCAGCCAGATGGTGATGATGGTGATGGCTGCCCTCGCGGTCACCACGGAGTACCGGTTCGGCACCATCCGGACCAGCTTCCAGGCCGTACCGCAGCGCACGTCGCTGCTGCTCGGCAAGACCGCCGTGGTCGCGGCGCTGTCGGCGCTCGTCGGGCTGATCGCGTCGTTCGGCGCCTGGGGGATCGGCAACATCTTCTCCAAGGGCGCGGACCTGTCGATCAACACGGGAGCCGAATGGCGGCTGCTGGCCGGCCAGGGACTGGTCTTCGCGCTGTCCGCGGTGATCGCGGTGGCGATCGGCATCCTGATCCGGCAGAGCGCCGGGGCGATCGCGATCCTGATCCTGTGGCCACTGCTGGTGGAGAACCTGTTCAACCTGATCCCGAAGGTCGGCGACGACATGTCCCGCTGGTCGCCGTTCCAGAACGCCTCCTCGTTCCTGAACCAGGGCCAGGACTTCGGCGTCAACGGTCCGCAGGGGGACTCGCAGTACGCCCTCAGCCCGTGGTGGGCGCTGCTGTACTTCGCCGGCTGGGCGGTGCTGCTGATGGCGCTGGCGTTGTTCACCGCCAACAAGCGCGACGCGTAATGAGAGACCACCCCGGTCAGTGGTTGAGGGGCCTTGGCCGGGGCGTGGCCCGGCCGGGCTGAGGGGTCCCGGTCGCAGCGGCCCGTGGGGCTCCGGTACTTCGCCGGAACTCCACGGGCCGTTCTGTTGCCGGCTCAGGTGGCCAGGGGGTGCCGTGGGCGTTTAGCCTGCGGCGCATGACGGACTGGGCGCAGGTGCGCGAGACGGGGTTCGCCGTACCGGAAGGACGGCCGCTGGGGGAGCTGGTGGCCGAGCTGGCCGGGATG contains the following coding sequences:
- a CDS encoding STAS domain-containing protein, whose translation is MDLSLTARAEGGRTVIEVAGEIDVYTAPKLREKIAALVDDGVYDLVIDLERVEFLDSTGLGVLVGGLKRVRTHDGSLSLVCTQERLLKIFRITGLTKVFDIHPDVASAI
- a CDS encoding DUF4142 domain-containing protein, yielding MPRRLPALLLLVLVGVLATMQPASAATPQPDAAYLYAAHQLNLTIIEAAHAATTQARTSCVRKAGAQLERDHRKLAAQELDIATRFGIVLVTVPSLAQRKQLDALAAKAKKPGYDAAWLALQRQTHQQYLTLVEGDLPKNASPAVESVADGAKPVIQMDLRMVQGQCRTGSGTPVVATGDGGQQAAKSKAQTRAALILLAIGVILLLVGKSISVKRRLIGIAAIAGGLVMMLGGRVQNAGEVPDSGTAVADREAAVPPVKLKLPGYLEATVRPVATSADGQLQVPASADVGWWAAGAAPGAAGGTVLLAGHVDTTRGLGVFAPLSGVPIGQKVAVTAGDGDVHWYKIVARRTYKQSALPADLFHGAVKPRLALVTCTGPFDHKTRRYSDNLVLYGVPVD
- a CDS encoding ABC transporter ATP-binding protein, yielding MIEAKGLTKRYGETVAVDNLSFEVKPGKVTGFLGPNGAGKSTTMRMILGLDTPTSGEVTIDGQRYRDLHRPLTKVGALLDAKWVHPNRSARSHLAWMAASNKLPKSRVDEVLGLVGLTEVAGKRAGNYSLGMSQRLGIAGALLGDPEILLFDEPVNGLDPEGIVWIRNFMHRLADEGRTVLVSSHLLSEMALTAEELVVIGRGKLIAQSSTQEFVDRASGTTVKVRTPQLDQFATVLNQQQFVTRIEDVENEGKVLFVEGDISTDQVGEAAAQHGVVLHELTLQRGSLEQAFMQMTGDSVQYHAQEGIAEVTQLDGPAAAELAAGPKEDN
- a CDS encoding DEAD/DEAH box helicase; the encoded protein is MREAAAVLKSLAAGRDDRLTHVESVPPRLGQTCEWPRWVPPEVLGQLRDAGITAPWTHQVATAEAAYGGRHVVVATGTASGKSLGYLLPAFATLSIAQAASPHRRTASVLYLSPTKALAHDQLRAVSSYTVPGLRATTLDGDSELTERDWARDYATYVLSNPDMLHRSVLPNHQRWARFLGCLQYVVVDECHHYRGVFGAHVAGVLRRLRRVCAQYGAHPIFVCASATVAEPALSGERLTGLPMEEVVADGSPRGGIAFGLWEPPLTSLRGENGAPVRRSATAEVADLLTDLVVSGVRTVAFVRSRRGAETVAMTARENLAEVDPALTDQVSAYRAGYLPEERRRLEGMLQSGELTGVAATNALELGIDIAGLDAVLLSGWPGTRASLWQQAGRAGRAGGDAVALLIARDDPLDTYLVRHPAAIFGRPVEATVFNPENPYVLGPQLCAAAQELPLTADDFEIFGATTESVIAQLVRQGLLRERPHGWFWTRRERAVDAIDIRSAGGKTVQIVEDRTGRLLGTVDGGSAHSSVHEGAVYVHAGESYLVRSLDLEEHAAVVEQASPDYTTFARDVTEIGILATEETCTWGTAELSRGWVQVTSQVISYQRKLIATGDVLDEQPLDLPARTLRTKAVWWTMPDSVVESLGLADVPGAAHAAEHASIGLLPLFATCDRWDIGGVSTARHADTGRLTVFVYDGHPGGAGFAEHGYVAAREWLTATREAIAHCECTDGCPSCVQSPKCGNQNNPLDKSGAVALLTALLSSEA
- a CDS encoding sodium-translocating pyrophosphatase, encoding MSALLAAQAVDLSSSNTTLVIVVGVIAILAVAIAMVFRGQVLAANDGTENMKTIAAAVQEGASAYLNRQFRTLSIFAVVAFLLLFLLPAHTDGGNETTLKIFRSVFFLVGAGFSATIGYLGMWLATRANVRVAAAARSEGRDPAMRVAFRTGGTVGMATVGLGLFGAALVVLLFKGDAPTVLEGFGFGAAMLAMFMRVGGGIFTKAADVGADLVGKVEQNIPEDDPRNAATIADNVGDNVGDCAGMAADLFESYAVMLVASLILGKAAFGEQGLIFPLIVPAIGAITAVIGVFLTRPRTGENGLRTINRAFYLSAIISAVLCAVAAFVYLPGSFKELTGAAGTAIANTDGDPRLIATVSVIIGIVLAAIILALTGYFTGTEDKPVKDVGKTSLTGAATVILSGISVGFESAVYTAVVIAAAVYGAFLVGGSGIVALFAIALAGCGLLTTVGVIVAMDTFGPVSDNAQGIAEMSGDVDGEAAQILTELDAVGNTTKAITKGIAIATAVLAATALFGSYTDAIRSALADNYAKFEADALVFNPGTLVGLILGAAVVFMFSGLAINAVGRAAGAVVYEVRRQFRDIPGIMEGTGKPEYGKVVDICTRDSLRELATPGLLAITAPIAVGFGLGAAALAGYLAGAIGAGTLMAVFLANSGGAWDNAKKLVEDGNHGGKGSPAHEATVIGDTVGDPFKDTAGPAINPLIKVMNLVSVLIAPAVVGMSAIGDNTNTALRIVIALVALVILVAAVWVSKRRESVIADTPAEAKAAA